A single region of the Pseudomonas solani genome encodes:
- a CDS encoding TetR/AcrR family transcriptional regulator: MRPPKISRDELLQHCANTFKRLGYHGTTMDALATACGLTKASFYHHYPNKESLLRDVLAWTHERIGKALFAIAFDEELAPHERLAKIGHKAGKLFQDDAIGCLMAVVAVDATYGKSELMEPIRSFLDDWAAAFANLYRADFGEAQAGELGRQLVADYEGAILLARIYNAPAYIDAVTRRALQQLQAQG; encoded by the coding sequence GTGCGACCGCCAAAAATCTCCCGCGACGAACTCCTCCAGCACTGCGCCAACACCTTCAAGCGGCTGGGCTACCACGGCACCACCATGGATGCGCTGGCGACGGCGTGCGGGCTGACCAAGGCCTCGTTCTACCACCACTACCCGAACAAGGAGTCGCTGCTGCGCGACGTGCTGGCCTGGACCCACGAGCGCATCGGCAAGGCGCTGTTCGCCATCGCCTTCGATGAAGAACTGGCGCCCCACGAGCGCCTGGCGAAGATCGGCCACAAGGCCGGCAAGCTGTTCCAGGACGATGCCATCGGCTGCCTGATGGCGGTGGTCGCGGTGGATGCGACCTACGGCAAGAGCGAGTTGATGGAGCCGATCCGCAGCTTCCTCGACGACTGGGCCGCCGCCTTCGCCAACCTCTATCGAGCGGACTTCGGCGAGGCGCAGGCCGGCGAGCTGGGCCGCCAACTGGTGGCCGATTACGAAGGCGCCATCCTCCTCGCGCGTATCTACAACGCCCCCGCCTATATCGACGCCGTCACCCGCCGCGCACTGCAACAGCTTCAGGCGCAGGGCTGA
- a CDS encoding LysR family transcriptional regulator has product MRFSLDQLQVFVAVVQAGSFSAAARRLGRTQSTVSAAIANLETDLGVELFDRSTRIPTLTAGGHKLQLEAEAVLARCLALQGHADSLAEETEPSLTLAIEVPYATVMPVLRDFEQAFPHVDLIIRHPHHGDVAGMLQRGEVELGIAFSQPEYPRELEFQQLGKLIMVHVTHPRHPLAQREEVSFDDLHTHRRLAFSAHASKLPSSEYLRATRLWQAESYMALVEMVRAGLGWATLPRQLVQRELAAGELVELQLAAYPHTDWLVGVDLLWQRRHGRGQAQRWLRERLMGTKVFELDRQGRATTL; this is encoded by the coding sequence ATGCGTTTTTCCCTTGATCAGCTCCAGGTGTTCGTCGCCGTGGTGCAGGCCGGTTCCTTCTCCGCCGCTGCCCGGCGCCTGGGGCGCACCCAGTCCACCGTCAGCGCGGCCATCGCCAACCTGGAGACCGACCTGGGCGTAGAGCTGTTCGACCGCTCCACGCGCATCCCCACCCTCACCGCCGGTGGCCACAAGCTGCAGCTGGAGGCCGAGGCGGTGCTGGCGCGTTGCCTGGCCTTGCAGGGGCATGCCGACAGCCTGGCGGAGGAGACCGAGCCCAGCCTGACCCTGGCCATCGAGGTGCCCTACGCGACGGTGATGCCGGTGCTGCGGGACTTCGAGCAGGCCTTTCCCCATGTCGACCTGATCATCCGCCACCCGCACCACGGTGATGTCGCCGGCATGCTGCAGCGCGGCGAGGTGGAGCTGGGCATCGCCTTCTCCCAGCCGGAATACCCGCGCGAGCTGGAATTCCAGCAACTGGGCAAGCTGATCATGGTCCACGTCACCCACCCCCGGCACCCGCTGGCACAGCGCGAGGAGGTCAGCTTCGACGACCTGCACACCCATCGCCGGCTGGCCTTCAGCGCCCACGCCAGCAAGCTGCCCAGCAGCGAATACCTGCGCGCCACGCGCCTGTGGCAAGCGGAGAGCTACATGGCGCTGGTGGAGATGGTGCGGGCCGGCCTCGGCTGGGCGACCCTGCCGCGCCAACTGGTGCAGCGCGAGCTGGCCGCCGGCGAACTGGTGGAGCTGCAGCTCGCCGCCTACCCACACACCGATTGGCTGGTGGGGGTCGACCTGCTCTGGCAGCGCCGCCATGGCCGTGGCCAGGCGCAACGCTGGCTGCGCGAGCGGTTGATGGGCACCAAGGTGTTCGAGCTGGACCGCCAGGGCAGGGCGACCACGCTCTGA
- a CDS encoding nucleobase:cation symporter-2 family protein gives MSPTHPVDQRLPLRQLLTFGLQHVLVLYAGAVAVPLILGSALGLSNAQIVLLINANLLTSGIATLIQTLGFWKFGARLPLVQACSFIALAPMIMIGKEYGLAQVFGAVIAAGVITIALAPVFSRLLRFFPPVVIGSLITIIGISLMPAAAIWLGGGNPDAADFGAPANLLLGLATAAIILAVYARFSGFIGNLSVLIGLLLGSLLAVACGMTDFSRVGEAAWFELSAPMAFGVPQFSLTPILIMTLAMLVIMAETTGNCLAIGQLTGRSVDARTLGNAFRADGLSTVIGGLFNSFPYNAFTQNTGLIALSQVKSRFVVAAAGGIMILMGLFPKLGALIAAVPTPVLGGGAIVMFGMTTVAGIQELSRVRFEGTRNALVVAVSVSVGVLPMSFPALFAHAHGALKLVLESGIFLGAITAIVLNLLLNGREPAEHTASGTADLAD, from the coding sequence ATGAGCCCCACCCATCCGGTCGACCAGCGACTCCCCCTCCGGCAACTTCTGACCTTCGGCCTGCAACACGTCCTGGTGCTGTACGCCGGTGCCGTGGCCGTGCCGCTCATCCTCGGCAGCGCCCTGGGCCTGAGCAACGCGCAGATCGTCCTGCTGATCAACGCCAACCTGCTCACCTCGGGCATCGCCACGCTGATCCAGACCCTGGGCTTCTGGAAGTTCGGTGCGCGCCTGCCGCTGGTGCAGGCCTGCTCGTTCATCGCCCTGGCACCGATGATCATGATCGGCAAGGAATACGGCCTGGCCCAGGTGTTCGGCGCGGTGATCGCCGCCGGGGTCATCACCATCGCCCTGGCACCGGTGTTCAGCCGCCTGCTGCGCTTCTTCCCGCCGGTGGTGATCGGCAGCCTGATCACCATCATCGGCATCTCGCTGATGCCCGCAGCGGCCATCTGGCTCGGCGGCGGCAACCCGGATGCCGCCGACTTCGGCGCGCCGGCCAACCTGCTGCTGGGGCTGGCCACGGCCGCCATCATCCTTGCGGTCTATGCGCGCTTCTCCGGCTTCATCGGCAACCTCAGCGTGCTCATCGGCCTGCTGCTGGGCAGCCTGCTGGCGGTGGCCTGCGGCATGACCGACTTCAGCCGCGTCGGCGAGGCGGCCTGGTTCGAACTCTCCGCCCCCATGGCCTTCGGCGTGCCGCAGTTCTCGCTGACACCGATCCTGATCATGACCCTGGCGATGCTGGTGATCATGGCCGAGACCACCGGCAACTGCCTGGCCATCGGCCAACTCACCGGCCGCTCCGTGGATGCGCGCACCCTGGGCAACGCCTTCCGCGCCGACGGCCTGTCCACGGTGATCGGCGGCCTGTTCAACAGCTTCCCCTACAACGCCTTCACCCAGAACACCGGGCTGATCGCCCTCTCCCAGGTGAAGAGCCGCTTCGTGGTGGCCGCCGCCGGCGGGATCATGATCCTCATGGGCCTGTTCCCCAAGCTCGGCGCCCTGATCGCCGCCGTGCCGACCCCCGTGCTCGGCGGCGGCGCCATCGTGATGTTCGGCATGACCACGGTGGCGGGCATCCAGGAGCTCTCGCGGGTGCGCTTCGAGGGCACGCGCAATGCACTGGTGGTCGCCGTCTCGGTGAGCGTCGGCGTGCTGCCGATGTCCTTCCCCGCGCTCTTCGCCCATGCCCACGGCGCCCTGAAGCTGGTGCTGGAGAGCGGCATCTTCCTCGGCGCCATCACCGCCATCGTCCTCAACCTGCTGCTCAACGGCCGTGAGCCCGCCGAGCACACCGCGAGCGGCACCGCCGACCTCGCCGACTGA
- a CDS encoding hydroxyisourate hydrolase gives MKGISIHVVDVASGCVAEGLALQLERLDGERRELIHAGRIGADGLFAGLAGEAGRCVPGVYEVRLQVADFYRAQGMALPEPAFLDLLVYRFGLADSGQHYHLPFKLTAWGVSCFRGGA, from the coding sequence GTGAAGGGCATTTCCATCCATGTCGTCGACGTCGCCAGCGGCTGCGTCGCCGAAGGGCTGGCGCTGCAATTGGAGCGCCTCGACGGCGAACGCCGCGAGCTGATCCACGCCGGGCGCATCGGCGCGGACGGGCTGTTCGCCGGGCTCGCGGGCGAAGCCGGCCGCTGCGTGCCGGGGGTCTACGAGGTCCGCCTGCAGGTGGCGGACTTCTACCGCGCCCAAGGCATGGCGCTGCCCGAACCGGCCTTCCTCGACCTGCTGGTCTACCGCTTCGGCCTGGCCGACAGCGGGCAGCACTACCACCTGCCCTTCAAGCTCACCGCCTGGGGCGTCTCCTGCTTCCGCGGCGGCGCCTGA
- a CDS encoding MFS transporter — protein MTIQAISHTTSSVDPATLRKVIAASAIGNFVEWFDFAVYGFLAVTIAGLFFPPGNASLALLQTFAVFAVSFALRPLGGIVFGILGDKVGRKRILAITVLLMAAATTLIGLLPTYGSIGLLAPLLLALARCIQGFSAGGEYAGACAFVMEHAPTERKARYGSFVPVSTFMAFAAAAGIVFGMGLLLSEAQMQGWGWRVPFLVAAPLGLIGLYMRLHLDESPAFRALAAAPQAAHSPLKETLLEHGRTIFCLSAFISATALSFYTFTTYLTTYMQVVGGASRPTALLASLVALLFAALLCPLVGRYSDRVGRRRTIFTGCACLIVAVYPAFMLAGSGGLLAAALGAMLLAVGAVVCGVVTAVLLSEQFPTQVRYTASAFTYNLAYTVFGGTAPLVATWLIGQTGNPMSPAFYLIAIALLALAGGMALPESCKRSLDYQPE, from the coding sequence ATGACCATCCAGGCTATTTCCCATACCACCTCGTCCGTCGATCCGGCGACCTTGCGCAAGGTCATCGCCGCCTCGGCCATCGGCAACTTCGTCGAGTGGTTCGACTTTGCCGTGTACGGCTTCCTCGCGGTGACCATCGCCGGCCTGTTCTTTCCGCCGGGCAACGCCTCCCTCGCGCTGCTGCAAACCTTCGCCGTGTTTGCCGTGTCGTTCGCCCTGCGCCCGCTGGGCGGGATCGTCTTCGGCATCCTCGGGGACAAGGTCGGGCGCAAGCGCATCCTGGCCATCACTGTATTGCTGATGGCCGCGGCCACCACCCTGATCGGCCTGCTGCCGACCTATGGGTCCATCGGCCTGCTCGCCCCGCTGCTGCTGGCCCTGGCCCGCTGCATCCAGGGCTTTTCCGCCGGCGGGGAGTATGCCGGCGCCTGCGCGTTCGTCATGGAGCATGCGCCCACCGAGCGGAAAGCCCGGTACGGCAGCTTCGTCCCGGTGTCGACCTTCATGGCCTTTGCCGCCGCCGCAGGCATCGTGTTCGGCATGGGGTTGCTCCTGTCCGAGGCCCAGATGCAGGGCTGGGGCTGGCGTGTGCCCTTCCTGGTCGCCGCCCCCCTGGGCCTGATTGGCCTGTACATGCGCCTGCATCTGGACGAGTCACCGGCGTTCCGTGCTCTGGCGGCGGCCCCGCAGGCCGCTCACTCGCCGCTGAAGGAAACCCTGCTGGAGCATGGCCGCACGATCTTCTGCCTCTCGGCCTTCATTTCCGCCACCGCGCTGTCGTTCTATACCTTCACCACCTACCTCACCACCTACATGCAGGTGGTCGGCGGTGCCTCGCGGCCGACCGCCCTGCTCGCCAGCCTGGTGGCCCTGCTGTTCGCCGCCTTGCTGTGCCCGCTGGTGGGGCGCTATTCGGACCGGGTCGGGCGTCGGCGCACCATCTTCACGGGGTGCGCCTGCCTGATCGTCGCGGTCTACCCGGCCTTCATGCTGGCAGGTTCGGGCGGCCTGCTCGCCGCAGCGCTGGGGGCGATGCTGCTGGCGGTGGGTGCAGTGGTCTGTGGCGTGGTGACGGCGGTGCTGTTGTCCGAGCAGTTCCCGACCCAGGTGCGCTACACCGCCTCGGCATTCACCTACAACCTGGCCTATACGGTCTTCGGGGGCACCGCACCGCTGGTGGCGACCTGGCTGATCGGGCAGACCGGCAATCCCATGTCGCCCGCTTTCTACCTGATCGCCATCGCCCTGCTGGCCCTGGCTGGCGGCATGGCGCTGCCGGAGTCTTGCAAACGGTCCCTGGATTACCAGCCGGAATGA
- the maiA gene encoding maleylacetoacetate isomerase has protein sequence MDLYTYYRSTSSYRVRIALALKGLEVQHLPVNLIRDGGEHRQPEYRAINPQGRVPALRTDSGEVLIQSPAIIEYLEETHPRPALLPGDALQRARQRQVAALIGCDIHPLHNVAVLNRLRQLGTDEDGVNAWIGHWISEGLAAVEALIGDDGFCFGTEPGLADVYLLPQLYAARRFAVDLAPYPRILRVERLALEHPAFRKAHPDAQADKPA, from the coding sequence ATGGACCTCTACACCTATTACCGCTCCACCTCGTCCTATCGCGTACGCATCGCGCTTGCGCTGAAGGGCCTGGAGGTCCAGCACCTGCCGGTCAACCTGATCCGCGACGGCGGCGAACACCGCCAGCCCGAGTACCGCGCGATCAACCCCCAGGGCCGCGTTCCCGCCCTGCGCACCGACTCCGGCGAGGTGCTGATCCAGTCCCCCGCCATCATCGAATACCTCGAAGAGACCCACCCGCGACCGGCCCTGCTGCCCGGCGATGCGCTGCAGCGCGCACGCCAGCGCCAGGTCGCCGCGCTGATCGGCTGCGACATCCACCCGCTGCACAACGTCGCCGTGCTCAACCGCCTGCGCCAGCTGGGCACCGACGAGGATGGCGTGAACGCCTGGATCGGCCACTGGATCAGCGAAGGCCTGGCCGCCGTCGAAGCGCTGATCGGCGACGACGGTTTCTGCTTCGGCACCGAGCCGGGGCTGGCGGACGTCTACCTGCTGCCCCAGCTCTACGCCGCCCGACGCTTTGCCGTAGACCTGGCGCCCTACCCGCGTATCCTCAGGGTTGAGCGCCTGGCCCTGGAACACCCGGCCTTCCGCAAGGCCCACCCGGACGCCCAGGCCGACAAGCCGGCCTGA
- the hppD gene encoding 4-hydroxyphenylpyruvate dioxygenase has translation MADIFENPMGLMGFEFIELASPVPNLLEPIFASMGFTKVATHRSKDVHLYRQGEINLILNNEPKSAASYFAAEHGPSVCGMAFRVKNAHKAYARALELGAQPIEIPTGPMELRLPAIKGIGGAPLYLIDRFGEGSSIYDIDFEFIEGVERNPRGAGLKIIDHLTHNVYRGRMAYWADFYEKLFNFREIRYFDIKGEYTGLTSKAMTAPDGMIRIPLNEESSKGAGQIEEFLMQFNGEGIQHVAFLTDDLVKTWDELKALGMRFMTAPPATYYEMLEGRIPNHGEKVERLQSRGILLDGSTEANDRRLLLQIFSETLMGPVFFEFIQRKGDDGFGEGNFKALFESIERDQIRRGVLTTE, from the coding sequence ATGGCCGACATCTTTGAAAACCCCATGGGCCTGATGGGCTTCGAATTCATCGAGCTGGCATCGCCGGTGCCCAACCTGCTGGAACCCATCTTCGCCAGCATGGGCTTCACCAAGGTGGCCACCCACCGCTCCAAGGACGTGCACCTGTATCGCCAGGGCGAGATCAACCTGATCCTCAACAACGAGCCGAAGAGCGCCGCCTCCTATTTCGCCGCCGAGCACGGCCCCTCCGTGTGCGGCATGGCCTTCCGTGTGAAGAACGCGCACAAGGCCTATGCCCGCGCCCTGGAGCTGGGTGCCCAGCCGATCGAGATCCCCACCGGCCCGATGGAGCTGCGCCTGCCGGCAATCAAGGGCATCGGCGGCGCGCCGCTGTACCTGATCGACCGCTTCGGCGAAGGCTCGTCCATCTACGACATCGACTTCGAGTTCATCGAAGGCGTGGAGCGCAACCCCAGGGGCGCCGGGCTGAAGATCATCGACCACCTCACCCACAACGTGTATCGCGGGCGCATGGCCTACTGGGCGGACTTCTACGAGAAGCTGTTCAACTTCCGCGAGATCCGCTACTTCGACATCAAGGGCGAGTACACCGGCCTGACCTCCAAGGCCATGACCGCGCCGGACGGCATGATCCGCATCCCGCTCAACGAGGAATCCTCCAAGGGCGCCGGGCAGATCGAGGAATTCCTCATGCAGTTCAACGGCGAAGGCATCCAGCACGTGGCCTTCCTCACCGACGACCTGGTGAAGACCTGGGACGAGCTCAAGGCCCTGGGCATGCGCTTCATGACCGCACCGCCGGCCACCTACTACGAGATGCTCGAAGGCCGCATCCCCAACCATGGCGAGAAGGTGGAGCGACTGCAGAGCCGTGGCATCCTGCTGGACGGCTCCACCGAGGCCAACGACCGCCGCCTGCTGCTGCAGATCTTCTCGGAAACCCTGATGGGCCCGGTGTTCTTCGAGTTCATCCAGCGCAAGGGCGACGACGGTTTCGGCGAGGGCAACTTCAAGGCCCTGTTCGAATCCATCGAACGCGACCAGATCCGCCGGGGCGTGCTCACCACCGAGTGA
- a CDS encoding IclR family transcriptional regulator, which translates to MAIQRDDAEAPKRQKVQAAEVGTEILKGLADLAPATSLSRLAEHVGMPAAKVHRYLQALIASGFAEQDVATNHYGLGPEALFVGLAAIGRLDVVRAATAQLSELRDALNETCFLAVWGNKGPTVVHVEQPLRAVTLVTRVGSVLPLLGSSTGLVFASYLPDAETAPLREEEANLPGVPDAKALRKQIAEIRASGLHHVHGLLMPGVNALSAPVFAVGEQIAGVITVVGAASGFQAETSGRAAQLLKQAAESITARMAGVRPA; encoded by the coding sequence ATGGCCATCCAACGGGACGACGCCGAGGCGCCCAAGCGGCAGAAAGTACAGGCGGCCGAAGTCGGCACCGAGATTCTCAAGGGGCTCGCCGACCTCGCGCCGGCCACCTCCCTGTCTCGCCTGGCCGAGCACGTCGGCATGCCGGCGGCCAAGGTCCACCGCTACCTGCAGGCGCTGATCGCCAGCGGCTTCGCCGAGCAGGACGTGGCCACCAACCACTACGGCCTGGGGCCGGAGGCGCTGTTCGTCGGCCTCGCCGCCATCGGCCGGCTGGATGTGGTGCGTGCCGCGACGGCGCAGCTGTCGGAGCTGCGCGATGCGCTCAACGAGACTTGCTTCCTCGCCGTGTGGGGCAACAAGGGGCCCACCGTGGTGCACGTCGAGCAGCCGCTGCGGGCGGTGACCCTGGTCACCCGCGTGGGTTCGGTGCTGCCACTGCTGGGATCTTCCACCGGCCTGGTGTTCGCCAGCTACCTGCCCGATGCCGAAACGGCGCCGCTGCGCGAGGAGGAGGCGAACCTGCCCGGCGTGCCCGACGCCAAGGCGCTGCGCAAGCAGATTGCCGAGATCCGCGCCAGCGGCCTGCACCACGTGCACGGCCTGCTGATGCCGGGGGTGAATGCGCTTTCCGCACCGGTGTTCGCCGTGGGCGAGCAGATTGCCGGGGTGATCACCGTGGTCGGCGCCGCCAGCGGCTTCCAGGCCGAAACCAGCGGCCGCGCGGCGCAGTTGCTGAAGCAGGCGGCCGAATCCATCACTGCGCGCATGGCGGGTGTTCGTCCGGCTTGA
- the hmgA gene encoding homogentisate 1,2-dioxygenase, which yields MSSSLPPTALAYQSGFNNQFASEALPGALPVGQNSPQCPPYGLYAEQFSGTAFTVSRAEARRTWLYRIRPSAAHPRFQRLERQIPGRHLGPIDPNRLRWDAHDIPAERTDFIDGLLTIAATADAEQASGVSVHVYRANASMQRAFLNADGEWLIVPEQGRLRLVTELGLLDVEPLEIVVIPRGMKFRVELLDDSARGYICENHGAALRIPDLGPIGSNGLANPRDFLAPVAHYEDSDAPVTLVQKFLGELWAAELDHSPLDVVAWHGNNVPYKYDLRLFNTIGTVSYDHPDPSIFTVLTSPGDFPGMANVDFVIFPPRWMVAEKTFRPPWFHRNLMNEFMGLIQGAYDAKAGGFTPGGASLHNCMSAHGPDNASTTAAIAAELKPHKLDHTMAFMFETGRVLRPTRYALECPQLQNDYDACWNGMAKTFNGRN from the coding sequence ATGAGCTCCTCGCTGCCCCCCACCGCCCTCGCCTATCAATCCGGCTTCAACAACCAGTTCGCCAGCGAAGCCCTGCCGGGCGCCCTGCCCGTCGGGCAGAACTCGCCGCAGTGCCCGCCCTATGGCCTCTATGCCGAGCAGTTCTCCGGCACCGCCTTCACCGTTTCCCGCGCCGAGGCCCGTCGCACCTGGCTGTATCGCATCCGCCCGTCCGCCGCGCACCCGCGCTTCCAGCGCCTGGAGCGGCAGATCCCCGGCCGCCACCTGGGGCCGATCGACCCCAACCGCCTGCGCTGGGATGCCCATGACATCCCCGCCGAGCGCACCGATTTCATCGATGGCCTGCTGACCATCGCCGCCACCGCCGATGCCGAGCAGGCCTCCGGCGTCAGCGTGCACGTCTACCGCGCCAACGCCTCGATGCAGCGTGCCTTCCTCAATGCCGACGGCGAATGGCTGATCGTCCCCGAACAGGGCCGCCTGCGCCTGGTCACCGAGCTGGGGCTGCTGGACGTTGAGCCCCTGGAGATCGTGGTGATCCCCCGTGGCATGAAGTTCCGCGTCGAACTGCTGGACGACAGCGCCCGTGGCTACATCTGCGAGAACCACGGCGCCGCGCTGCGCATCCCGGACCTGGGCCCCATCGGCAGCAACGGCCTGGCCAACCCCCGCGACTTCCTCGCCCCGGTGGCCCACTACGAGGACAGCGACGCGCCCGTGACCCTGGTGCAGAAGTTCCTCGGCGAGCTCTGGGCCGCCGAGCTGGACCACTCGCCCCTGGACGTGGTCGCCTGGCACGGCAACAACGTGCCCTACAAGTACGACCTGCGCCTGTTCAACACCATCGGCACGGTCAGCTACGACCACCCGGACCCGTCGATCTTCACCGTGCTGACCTCCCCGGGCGACTTCCCGGGCATGGCCAACGTCGACTTCGTGATCTTCCCGCCGCGCTGGATGGTGGCCGAGAAGACCTTCCGCCCGCCGTGGTTCCACCGCAACCTGATGAACGAGTTCATGGGCCTGATCCAGGGCGCCTACGACGCCAAGGCCGGCGGCTTCACCCCCGGCGGTGCCTCGCTGCACAACTGCATGAGCGCCCACGGCCCGGACAACGCCAGCACCACCGCTGCCATCGCCGCGGAACTCAAGCCGCACAAGCTCGATCACACCATGGCGTTCATGTTCGAAACCGGCCGCGTGCTGCGCCCAACCCGCTACGCCCTAGAGTGCCCGCAGTTGCAGAACGACTACGATGCCTGCTGGAACGGCATGGCCAAGACCTTCAACGGCAGGAACTGA
- the fahA gene encoding fumarylacetoacetase — MTQNDNRRSWIASANEHPDFPLQNLPLGIFSPVGGTPRGGVAIGEQVFDLKVATTTGLFEGEAADAARVAAGEDLNAFFALGANARRALRRQLQDLLAEGSPAQARLEALGAELLPAAADCQLHLPARIGDYTDFYVGIHHANNVGRLFRPDNPLLPNYKYVPIGYHGRASTVCVSGTPVHRPNGQTLPPGAEVPNFGPSKRLDYELELGIWIGQGNAMGDAIAIGEAEQHIAGYCLLNDWSARDLQAWEYQPLGPFLAKNFATSVSPWVVTAEALEPFRTAQPARPEGDPQPLPYLLDANDQARGAFDIQLEVLLQTAAMRERGQQPQRLALSNTQHMYWTVAQLVAHHAVGGCKLQPGDLFGSGTLSGPEADAFGSLLETTFGGKQPLSLANGEQRTFLESGDEVILRAWCEGEGRVRIGFGECRGRVL; from the coding sequence ATGACCCAGAATGACAACCGCCGCAGCTGGATAGCCTCGGCCAACGAACACCCCGACTTCCCCCTGCAGAACCTGCCCCTGGGCATCTTCAGCCCGGTGGGCGGCACCCCGCGCGGTGGCGTCGCCATCGGCGAGCAGGTCTTCGACCTCAAGGTCGCCACCACCACCGGCCTGTTCGAAGGTGAAGCGGCCGACGCCGCGCGCGTCGCCGCCGGGGAAGACCTCAACGCCTTCTTCGCCCTTGGCGCCAACGCCCGCCGCGCCCTGCGCCGCCAACTGCAGGACCTGCTCGCCGAGGGCAGCCCCGCCCAGGCACGCCTGGAAGCCCTGGGTGCCGAGCTGCTGCCGGCCGCCGCCGACTGCCAGCTGCACCTGCCGGCGCGCATCGGCGACTACACCGACTTCTACGTGGGCATCCACCACGCCAACAACGTCGGCCGCCTGTTCCGCCCGGACAACCCGCTGCTGCCCAACTACAAGTACGTGCCCATCGGCTACCACGGCCGCGCGTCCACCGTGTGCGTGTCCGGCACCCCGGTGCACCGCCCCAACGGCCAGACCCTGCCGCCGGGCGCCGAGGTGCCGAACTTCGGCCCCAGCAAGCGCCTGGACTACGAACTGGAGCTGGGCATCTGGATCGGCCAGGGCAACGCCATGGGCGACGCCATCGCCATCGGCGAGGCGGAACAGCACATCGCCGGCTACTGCCTGCTCAACGACTGGTCCGCGCGTGACCTGCAGGCCTGGGAATACCAGCCGCTGGGCCCCTTCCTGGCGAAGAACTTCGCCACCAGCGTGTCGCCCTGGGTGGTGACAGCCGAGGCCCTGGAGCCCTTCCGCACCGCCCAGCCGGCACGCCCGGAAGGCGACCCGCAGCCGCTGCCCTACCTGCTGGATGCCAACGACCAGGCCCGTGGTGCCTTCGACATCCAGCTGGAGGTGCTGCTGCAGACCGCCGCCATGCGCGAGCGCGGCCAGCAGCCGCAACGCCTGGCCCTGAGCAACACCCAGCACATGTACTGGACCGTGGCGCAGCTGGTGGCGCACCACGCGGTGGGCGGCTGCAAGCTGCAACCGGGCGACCTGTTCGGCTCCGGCACCCTGTCCGGCCCGGAAGCCGACGCCTTCGGCAGCCTGCTGGAGACCACCTTCGGCGGCAAGCAGCCGCTGTCCCTTGCCAACGGCGAGCAGCGCACCTTCCTGGAAAGCGGTGACGAGGTGATCCTGCGCGCCTGGTGCGAGGGCGAAGGTCGGGTGCGCATCGGCTTCGGCGAGTGCCGTGGCCGGGTGCTCTGA
- a CDS encoding LysE family translocator — protein MLLLFCSAFVFGVVFCLSPGAVLAETLRRGLLHGFRPALLVQFGSLVGDAVWAVLGLAGLTLLLGQDQVRLPLTLACAAYLAWLGLRSLRDAWQLPEEGEAEAHEDRGALLTGAAISLTNPKNIVYWGALGTAMAGIVGGAPDMAQAGVFFAGFMTASLACCFLCAALVDWLRRNSSPTWHRVSHGLCGMLLLGMAALALRGLA, from the coding sequence ATGCTCCTGCTGTTTTGCTCGGCTTTCGTCTTTGGCGTGGTCTTCTGCCTGTCCCCCGGCGCCGTGCTTGCCGAAACCCTGCGCCGCGGGCTGCTGCATGGCTTCCGCCCGGCGCTGCTGGTGCAGTTCGGTTCCCTGGTGGGCGACGCGGTCTGGGCGGTGCTCGGCCTGGCAGGGCTGACCCTGCTGCTGGGGCAGGACCAGGTGCGCCTGCCGCTGACCCTGGCCTGCGCGGCCTACCTGGCTTGGCTCGGGCTGCGCAGCCTGCGCGATGCCTGGCAACTGCCGGAGGAGGGCGAAGCGGAGGCGCATGAGGATCGCGGTGCACTGCTCACCGGCGCGGCGATCTCGCTGACCAACCCGAAGAACATCGTCTACTGGGGCGCCCTGGGTACCGCCATGGCGGGCATCGTCGGCGGTGCGCCGGACATGGCCCAGGCCGGCGTGTTCTTCGCCGGCTTCATGACCGCCTCGCTGGCCTGCTGCTTCCTCTGTGCGGCGCTGGTGGACTGGCTGCGGCGCAACAGCTCGCCGACCTGGCATCGGGTCAGCCACGGGCTGTGCGGGATGTTGCTGCTGGGGATGGCGGCCCTGGCCCTGCGCGGGCTGGCCTGA